In a genomic window of Cyclopterus lumpus isolate fCycLum1 chromosome 13, fCycLum1.pri, whole genome shotgun sequence:
- the LOC117741468 gene encoding serine/threonine-protein kinase DCLK1-like isoform X2, whose product MELEHFDERDKAQRYTRRGSRGNGLPSPTHSAHCSLYRTRTLQALTSEKKAKKIRFYRNGDRYFKGIVFAISQERFRSIEALLADLTRSLSDNVNLPQGVRTIYTIDGTTKITCMDQLVEGESYVCASIEPYKLMDYTKNVNPNWAVGALASLSIRDPSSLGSAKAGSPETRESKDFIKPKLVTIVRSGVKPRKAVRILLNKKTAHSFEQVMTDITEAIQLESGAVKRLYTVDGKMVTCLQDFFGEDDIFFACGPEKFRYQDDFNLDESECRIAKSASYGRLPSVQGLSSPRLGGMSRRSKSPSSTGSANGTVSSQLSTPRKSPSPSPTSPASLRRRRGSQHSGSSLSLASTKVCSSMDEGDGPGSEAEPVDEYRSVPASIAERYKVGRTLGDGNFAVVRECVERSTGREYALKIISKDKCRGKEHMIQSEVSILRHVKHPNIVLLIEEMDTYSELYLVMELVKGGDLFDAITSSNKYTERDASCMLFNLASAIKYLHSLNIVHRDIKPENLLVFEHYDGSKSLKLGDFGLATVVNGPLYTVCGTPTYVAPEIVAETGYGLKVDIWAAGVITYILLCGFPPFSGGEDQEALFEHLLSAQLDFPAPYWDSVSDPAKDLITGMLQVEVDQRYTAVQVLDHRWVNDDGVSENKHQLPVAGKIKKHFNPGPKLNSTTAGVSVITTTPLDKEKQVFQRRRHQDVKFAPHLPHSIGAGASRIANPIYSAAQFTSESEEYSPSSADTVRSPTSQF is encoded by the exons ATGGAGCTGGAGCACTTTGATGAACGGGACAAGGCTCAAAGGTATACCCGAAGGGGCTCAAGAGGGAATGGGCTCCCCAGTCCCACTCATAGCGCTCACTGCAGCCTGTACCGCACCAGGACACTGCAAGCACTGACCTCAGAAAAGAAGGCCAAGAAGATTCGTTTCTATCGTAATGGGGACCGCTACTTCAAAGGGATTGTTTTTGCCATTTCTCAGGAGAGATTTAGGTCTATAGAAGCACTCCTGGCTGACCTCACACGATCTCTGTCAGATAATGTCAACTTGCCACAAGGGGTGCGGACCATATATACTATTGATGGGACAACAAAGATCACCTGCATGGACCAGCTGGTGGAAG GGGAGAGCTATGTGTGTGCATCCATAGAGCCCTACAAGCTGATGGACTACACAAAGAATGTAAATCCCAACTGGGCAGTTGGTGCTTTGGCTTCTCTGTCCATCCGTGACCCTTCTTCCCTCGGTAGTGCGAAGGCTGGATCCCCGGAAACCAGGGAGAGCAAGGACTTTATTAAGCCCAAACTGGTAACCATTGTCCGCAGTGGAGTAAAGCCTCGCAAGGCTGTACGGATCTTGCTCAACAAGAAGACTGCACACTCCTTTGAGCAAGTCATGACTGACATCACAGAAGCCATCCAGCTGGAATCTGGAGCCGTCAAAAGGTTATATACTGTTGACGGAAAGATG GTGACCTGCCTTCAGGACTTTTTTGGGGAGGATGATATCTTCTTTGCCTGTGGCCCTGAGAAGTTCCGTTATCAGGATGACTTCAACTTGGATGAAAGTG AGTGCAGGATAGCAAAGTCTGCATCATATGGCCGACTCCCCTCCGTGCAGGGTCTCTCCTCGCCAAGACTTGGTGGGATGTCCCGCAGGAGCAAGTCCCCGTCATCCACTGGTTCAG CTAATGGCACTGTAAGCAGTCAGCTGTCCACACCTCGGAAGTCTCCGAGCCCGTCTCCAACCAGTCCAGCTAGCCTCCGAAGACGACGG GGATCTCAACACAGTGGCTCTTCACTCTCTTTAGCGTCTACCAAGGTTTGCAGCTCAATGGATGAAGGAGATGGGCCTGGCAGTGAAG CTGAGCCAGTGGATGAGTACCGCTCAGTGCCTGCATCCATAGCAGAGAGGTACAAAGTGGGGAGGACTTTAGGGGACGGAAACTTTGCTGTGGTCCGAGAGTGTGTGGAGAGGTCCACTGGGAGAGAGTACGCTCTGAAAATCATCAGCAAAGATAAATGCAGGGGAAAG GAGCACATGATCCAGAGTGAAGTGTCAATCCTTCGGCACGTGAAACATCCCAACATCGTACTTTTAATTGAGGAGATGGACACCTATAGTGAGCTCTATCTTGTAATGGAGTTGGTTAAG GGGGGCGATCTCTTTGATGCAATCACCTCCtcaaacaaatacacagagcGAGATGCCAGCTGTATGCTGTTCAATCTGGCAAGTGCCATTAAGTACCTGCACAGCCTCAATATTGTCcacagagacataaaaccaGAAAACCTGTTG gtGTTTGAACACTATGATGGCAGTAAGTCTCTGAAGCTAGGTGATTTTGGCTTGGCTACTGTTGTTAACGGGCCGCTCTATACTGTGTGTGGCACACCCACCTATGTAGCACCAGAGATTGTCGCTGAGACCGG GTATGGCCTCAAGGTTGACATTTGGGCAGCTGGTGTCATCACTTACATACTGTTGTGTGGCTTTCCTCCTTTCAGTGG TGGTGAAGATCAAGAGGCTCTCTTTGAACACCTTTTGAGTGCCCAGCTTGATTTTCCTGCACCATACTGGGACAGTGTTTCTGACCCTGCCAAG GATCTGATCACTGGAATGCTGCAGGTAGAGGTGGATCAGAGATACACGGCTGTACAGGTGCTTGATCACCGCTGGGTCAAT GATGATGGTGTGTCAGAGAACAAGCACCAGCTGCCTGTGGCTGGGAAGATCAAGAAGCACTTCAATCCCGGGCCCAAGCTCAACAGCACCACTGCAGGAGTGTCAGTCATTACA ACCACGCCACTTGATAAGGAGAAGCAAGTTTTCCAACGAAGACGCCACCAGGATGTGAAATTTGCACCCCACCTACCACACAGTATCGGTGCCGGCGCCTCCCGCATTGCCAACCCCATCTACTCCGCCGCTCAGTTTACCTCTGAGTCTGAGGAATATTCCCCAAGTTCGGCTGACACTGTTCGTTCACCCACTTCTCAATTCTAA
- the LOC117741468 gene encoding serine/threonine-protein kinase DCLK1-like isoform X1: MELEHFDERDKAQRYTRRGSRGNGLPSPTHSAHCSLYRTRTLQALTSEKKAKKIRFYRNGDRYFKGIVFAISQERFRSIEALLADLTRSLSDNVNLPQGVRTIYTIDGTTKITCMDQLVEGESYVCASIEPYKLMDYTKNVNPNWAVGALASLSIRDPSSLGSAKAGSPETRESKDFIKPKLVTIVRSGVKPRKAVRILLNKKTAHSFEQVMTDITEAIQLESGAVKRLYTVDGKMVTCLQDFFGEDDIFFACGPEKFRYQDDFNLDESECRIAKSASYGRLPSVQGLSSPRLGGMSRRSKSPSSTGSANGTVSSQLSTPRKSPSPSPTSPASLRRRRGSQHSGSSLSLASTKVCSSMDEGDGPGSEAEPVDEYRSVPASIAERYKVGRTLGDGNFAVVRECVERSTGREYALKIISKDKCRGKEHMIQSEVSILRHVKHPNIVLLIEEMDTYSELYLVMELVKGGDLFDAITSSNKYTERDASCMLFNLASAIKYLHSLNIVHRDIKPENLLVFEHYDGSKSLKLGDFGLATVVNGPLYTVCGTPTYVAPEIVAETGYGLKVDIWAAGVITYILLCGFPPFSGSGEDQEALFEHLLSAQLDFPAPYWDSVSDPAKDLITGMLQVEVDQRYTAVQVLDHRWVNDDGVSENKHQLPVAGKIKKHFNPGPKLNSTTAGVSVITTTPLDKEKQVFQRRRHQDVKFAPHLPHSIGAGASRIANPIYSAAQFTSESEEYSPSSADTVRSPTSQF; this comes from the exons ATGGAGCTGGAGCACTTTGATGAACGGGACAAGGCTCAAAGGTATACCCGAAGGGGCTCAAGAGGGAATGGGCTCCCCAGTCCCACTCATAGCGCTCACTGCAGCCTGTACCGCACCAGGACACTGCAAGCACTGACCTCAGAAAAGAAGGCCAAGAAGATTCGTTTCTATCGTAATGGGGACCGCTACTTCAAAGGGATTGTTTTTGCCATTTCTCAGGAGAGATTTAGGTCTATAGAAGCACTCCTGGCTGACCTCACACGATCTCTGTCAGATAATGTCAACTTGCCACAAGGGGTGCGGACCATATATACTATTGATGGGACAACAAAGATCACCTGCATGGACCAGCTGGTGGAAG GGGAGAGCTATGTGTGTGCATCCATAGAGCCCTACAAGCTGATGGACTACACAAAGAATGTAAATCCCAACTGGGCAGTTGGTGCTTTGGCTTCTCTGTCCATCCGTGACCCTTCTTCCCTCGGTAGTGCGAAGGCTGGATCCCCGGAAACCAGGGAGAGCAAGGACTTTATTAAGCCCAAACTGGTAACCATTGTCCGCAGTGGAGTAAAGCCTCGCAAGGCTGTACGGATCTTGCTCAACAAGAAGACTGCACACTCCTTTGAGCAAGTCATGACTGACATCACAGAAGCCATCCAGCTGGAATCTGGAGCCGTCAAAAGGTTATATACTGTTGACGGAAAGATG GTGACCTGCCTTCAGGACTTTTTTGGGGAGGATGATATCTTCTTTGCCTGTGGCCCTGAGAAGTTCCGTTATCAGGATGACTTCAACTTGGATGAAAGTG AGTGCAGGATAGCAAAGTCTGCATCATATGGCCGACTCCCCTCCGTGCAGGGTCTCTCCTCGCCAAGACTTGGTGGGATGTCCCGCAGGAGCAAGTCCCCGTCATCCACTGGTTCAG CTAATGGCACTGTAAGCAGTCAGCTGTCCACACCTCGGAAGTCTCCGAGCCCGTCTCCAACCAGTCCAGCTAGCCTCCGAAGACGACGG GGATCTCAACACAGTGGCTCTTCACTCTCTTTAGCGTCTACCAAGGTTTGCAGCTCAATGGATGAAGGAGATGGGCCTGGCAGTGAAG CTGAGCCAGTGGATGAGTACCGCTCAGTGCCTGCATCCATAGCAGAGAGGTACAAAGTGGGGAGGACTTTAGGGGACGGAAACTTTGCTGTGGTCCGAGAGTGTGTGGAGAGGTCCACTGGGAGAGAGTACGCTCTGAAAATCATCAGCAAAGATAAATGCAGGGGAAAG GAGCACATGATCCAGAGTGAAGTGTCAATCCTTCGGCACGTGAAACATCCCAACATCGTACTTTTAATTGAGGAGATGGACACCTATAGTGAGCTCTATCTTGTAATGGAGTTGGTTAAG GGGGGCGATCTCTTTGATGCAATCACCTCCtcaaacaaatacacagagcGAGATGCCAGCTGTATGCTGTTCAATCTGGCAAGTGCCATTAAGTACCTGCACAGCCTCAATATTGTCcacagagacataaaaccaGAAAACCTGTTG gtGTTTGAACACTATGATGGCAGTAAGTCTCTGAAGCTAGGTGATTTTGGCTTGGCTACTGTTGTTAACGGGCCGCTCTATACTGTGTGTGGCACACCCACCTATGTAGCACCAGAGATTGTCGCTGAGACCGG GTATGGCCTCAAGGTTGACATTTGGGCAGCTGGTGTCATCACTTACATACTGTTGTGTGGCTTTCCTCCTTTCAGTGG CAGTGGTGAAGATCAAGAGGCTCTCTTTGAACACCTTTTGAGTGCCCAGCTTGATTTTCCTGCACCATACTGGGACAGTGTTTCTGACCCTGCCAAG GATCTGATCACTGGAATGCTGCAGGTAGAGGTGGATCAGAGATACACGGCTGTACAGGTGCTTGATCACCGCTGGGTCAAT GATGATGGTGTGTCAGAGAACAAGCACCAGCTGCCTGTGGCTGGGAAGATCAAGAAGCACTTCAATCCCGGGCCCAAGCTCAACAGCACCACTGCAGGAGTGTCAGTCATTACA ACCACGCCACTTGATAAGGAGAAGCAAGTTTTCCAACGAAGACGCCACCAGGATGTGAAATTTGCACCCCACCTACCACACAGTATCGGTGCCGGCGCCTCCCGCATTGCCAACCCCATCTACTCCGCCGCTCAGTTTACCTCTGAGTCTGAGGAATATTCCCCAAGTTCGGCTGACACTGTTCGTTCACCCACTTCTCAATTCTAA
- the spartb gene encoding spartin b has product MEKAKQDAFDSARLHVIKDGYERAFECINKGLTVDEAGDKAQALELYKQGRQHLLRAISVPSQGEECVGSCWESARQMQQKMQETLNNITTRLAIIETSADLGSAPTLNISSVPGPGATHVSGKGLYPKLPTRNKPERPAPPNLLSAPGQAAGAVGGMPACSSEGLPLSASGPAVVEAEQPPSYSPQAADGHLSVSYGTDAGELSLVGDEFYSRTSNSTPSLQSMGEDGEELVYIPHGVQIFFVTPEGQVSAPSYPGYLRLVKFTGDHEDRMPNRPPAFLQVCDWLYPLMAMDSPVLLCNTGVFMFPDLMAPTPGYFVGVVLSSELPAADRELFQDMLSQNTDLRVQAPDETADAINLSQKVSIATPEETAPTVTEEEKLLPEWSEKVASGILTGASWLSWGLVKGAEYTGKAIHKGASKLREHITPEDKPTHVSPTVTKGLHVAKQATGGAVKVSQFLVDGVCMVAGCVGRELAPHVKKHGGKLIPESMKKDKDGRSNIDGAMVVAASGVQGFATMWTGLEVAARDITTSVASETVTTVKHKYGAAAGQATDHAVNSAINVGLTAFNVDNLGIKAVVKRTGKQTAKTILEDYKLQEKPENGKQVEKSGK; this is encoded by the exons ATGGAGAAGGCTAAACAAGATGCATTCGACAGTGCCAGGCTTCACGTGATCAAAGACGGCTATGAGAGGGCCTTTGAGTGCATAAATAAAGGACTCACTGTCGATGAAGCTGGAGACAAGGCACAGGCCCTGGAGCTCTACAAGCAAGGGCGACAGCACCTTCTCAGGGCCATCAGTGTGCCTTCTCAGGGAGAGGAGTGTGTCGGCAGCTGCTGGGAATCGGCCCGACAGATGCAGCAGAAGATGCAGGAGACGCTGAACAACATCACCACTCGGCTGGCCATAATAGAGACCAGCGCTGACCTTGGATCTGCCCCTACACTGAACATTAGCAGTGTGCCCGGCCCTGGTGCCACACACGTGTCTGGAAAAGGTCTCTATCCAAAGCTTCCCACCCGAAACAAGCCAGAGAGGCCAGCTCCCCCAAACCTACTTTCTGCTCCTGGCCAGGCAGCAGGGGCTGTAGGAGGCATGCCTGCATGCAGCAGTGAGGGTCTACCTCTCTCAGCGAGTGGACCCGCTGTGGTTGAAGCCGAACAGCCTCCATCTTACTCCCCTCAGGCGGCTGATGGCCACTTATCGGTCTCGTATGGAACAGATGCAGGGGAACTGTCATTGGTTGGGGATGAATTCTACAGTCGTACATCTAACTCAACACCATCTCTCCAGAGTATGGGtgaagatggagaggagctgGTGTACATCCCTCATGGGGTACAGATATTCTTTGTCACGCCTGAAGGGCAAGTGAGTGCCCCATCGTACCCGGGCTACCTGCGGCTGGTGAAGTTTACTGGTGACCACGAAGACAGGATGCCCAACCGACCACCAGCATTTTTGCAg GTGTGTGACTGGCTATACCCTCTCATGGCCATGGACTCGCCAGTGTTGCTGTGTAACActggtgtgttcatgtttccgGACTTGATGGCGCCAACTCCAGGCTATTTTGTGGGGGTGGTGTTGTCCTCTGAGCTACctgctgcagacagagagcTGTTCCAGGACATGCTCTCCCAGAATACAGATCTCCGAGTTCAG GCTCCAGATGAAACTGCAGACGCCATTAATCTCAGTCAGAAGGTGTCCATCGCTACACCTGAGGAGACTGCACCAACCGTGACCGAGGAGGAGAAGTTGCTGCCTGAGTGGAGTGAAAAGGTGGCAAGTGGGATCTTGACAG GTGCGTCATGGCTAAGCTGGGGCCTGGTGAAAGGAGCTGAGTACACAGGCAAGGCCATTCACAAAGGGGCATCTAAACTCCGAGAACACATCACCCCAGAGGACAAACCCACCCACGTCAGCCCCACAGTCACCAAAGGCCTCCATGTTGCCAAGCAAGCGACAGGAGGAGCTGTCAAAGTCAGCCAGTTTCTAG TGGACGGGGTGTGCATGGTCGCTGGCTGTGTGGGTCGAGAGTTGGCTCCACATGTGAAAAAACACGGAGGCAAGCTGATCCCAGAGTCTATGAAGAAAGATAAGGATGGGCGTTCCAACATAGATGGAGCTATGGTGGTGGCTGCCAGTGGAGTGCAAG GATTTGCGACCATGTGGACTGGTTTGGAAGTAGCAGCAAGGGACATTACTACGAGTGTCGCATCAGAGACAGTCACCACCGTAAAACATAA GTACGGGGCAGCAGCAGGACAAGCCACAGACCATGCTGTCAATTCTGCCATTAATGTCGGTCTCACTGCATTCAATGTGGACAACCTGGGAATCAAAGCTGTGGTGAAAAGAACTGGCAAACAGACGGCGAAGACCATTTTGGAAGACTACAAGCTCCAGGAGAAACCAGAGAATGGAAAGCAAGTAGAGAAATCGGGCAAATAG